The Gammaproteobacteria bacterium DNA segment CCCGTCAGCCCGTCCGCTCCCTCCGCCACCAATAAGTCGGCGTGACCACGTTGCAAGAGATGCAAAAAGCTACGTCTGCTGAGGCGATCACCGGGGAACAATTGCTCTAAACGCAGCAGGTCAGGGAGGTCACCGGGGCGGGCAGGACGAACCAAGGCGAGTTATCCCTCGGGTTGAGCAGTAGGGACGTTGCCATCGGACTTTCCCTCGTCGCTAGGGAAAGAACGAGGCTCAGGATGCGCCAATTGATCCGCATTACACTCCCGCACGTAGTTGGCGATCTGGGCCGCCGGTACTCCGTCTTCCGAGGCCCATTGGCGACATTTTGCCTCGTCTCCAGCAGCCCAGACGGGGGTGCCACTGGAAATAAACGCGGTTGTGAGTAGGATAGGAATAAAGAAACGTAGCATGGGGGAGGAATCTATCGTTGGGTTTAATCGATTCTCGAAATATTGGATTGATCTCAACCTATTCTTCTCATCACGGTAAGGAACTCCCTCCGATCGTGGAGAGAGAAACAAAGTAGAGTGATCGAAACCAGGATGCTGCGCGAATCAATAGCTACATCCGTTCAGCTACTGCTGCATGTACGGAAGTGCGCGAGATATTTGCCATGCCAACCTCCGGGCGCGACCAATGTGTACGAGTTGCTCGGGGATTAGCAAAAACCTCGTTCATCATCTCGATAAATTCCAACAATCGAG contains these protein-coding regions:
- a CDS encoding exported hypothetical protein (Evidence 5 : Unknown function), coding for MLRFFIPILLTTAFISSGTPVWAAGDEAKCRQWASEDGVPAAQIANYVRECNADQLAHPEPRSFPSDEGKSDGNVPTAQPEG